The following proteins are co-located in the Acinetobacter sp. NCu2D-2 genome:
- a CDS encoding DoxX family protein has translation MFNPNVVIKNMIQQPSMQNSLALLARILLAYIFIVAGWGKLSGYDATVAYMQAMGVPGGLLPLTILLELGGGLAILFGFQTRLVALGLAGFSIVTAFLFHGSAEDAVNFMKNFAMAGGFIALAVLGAGKFSLDHWIESK, from the coding sequence ATGTTTAATCCTAATGTCGTTATTAAAAATATGATCCAACAACCTTCAATGCAAAATAGTTTGGCTTTATTGGCGCGTATTTTATTGGCTTACATTTTTATCGTGGCAGGTTGGGGCAAACTTTCAGGCTACGATGCAACAGTCGCTTATATGCAAGCTATGGGTGTTCCAGGTGGTTTATTGCCTCTGACTATTCTGCTAGAGCTTGGTGGTGGTCTTGCTATTTTATTCGGTTTCCAAACCCGACTTGTGGCATTAGGTTTGGCGGGTTTTAGTATTGTGACTGCATTTTTATTCCACGGTAGTGCTGAGGATGCGGTGAACTTTATGAAAAACTTTGCCATGGCAGGTGGATTTATTGCTTTAGCGGTCTTAGGTGCGGGTAAGTTCAGCTTAGATCATTGGATTGAATCGAAATAA
- a CDS encoding DedA family protein produces MELIDFILHVDEHLLEFITNYGVWIYAILFLIIFVETGLVVMPFLPGDSLLFAAGALAASTGVMDPWVLIPLLFLAAVLGDTLNYHIGRYIGPRVFEIESRFINKQHLVATQQFFAKHGGKTIIFARFIPFARTFAPFVAGAGHMNYKFFLSYNVIGAICWVGSFVILGYLFGNMPIVKDNFTHLIFGIIIISVLPGVIGFIRQKLKKSPQV; encoded by the coding sequence ATGGAACTGATTGATTTTATCTTACATGTTGACGAACATTTGCTTGAATTCATTACCAATTATGGAGTGTGGATTTATGCAATTTTATTCCTGATTATTTTTGTGGAAACAGGCTTAGTCGTTATGCCTTTCTTGCCGGGCGATAGTTTACTTTTCGCAGCTGGTGCATTAGCGGCTTCAACAGGTGTAATGGATCCATGGGTGCTCATCCCATTATTGTTCCTTGCTGCAGTATTGGGCGATACGCTGAACTACCATATCGGGCGCTATATCGGTCCACGTGTCTTTGAAATCGAATCTCGTTTTATTAATAAACAGCATTTAGTGGCAACGCAGCAGTTTTTTGCGAAACACGGTGGTAAAACCATTATTTTTGCGCGCTTCATTCCTTTTGCACGTACCTTCGCACCATTTGTTGCTGGTGCAGGACATATGAATTACAAATTCTTCCTGAGCTATAATGTTATTGGTGCAATTTGCTGGGTCGGTTCGTTTGTTATTTTGGGCTATCTATTTGGCAATATGCCGATCGTGAAAGATAACTTTACTCATCTTATTTTCGGCATCATTATTATCAGTGTATTGCCGGGTGTGATTGGTTTTATTCGTCAAAAATTAAAGAAATCTCCACAAGTCTAA
- a CDS encoding LysE family translocator encodes MVENWLFLLPVIVILMIPGPGNAMVASSAHQHGQAKTSLYIPVILLGYLYAINVWALLIHLATPIWPNFAALVHVLSAIYMGWMTFKLFKSDQLQLHNKKHPMVRPWHMFTATLKNPKAALFAAAIFPDMTWESPTNFVLVFAAFSLVTLPVFAFWMAFGQAVLSGQSKKIKTDLIYKGSALVLLLCLIPLLINVFR; translated from the coding sequence ATGGTCGAAAATTGGTTATTTCTATTACCTGTCATTGTGATTTTGATGATTCCAGGACCAGGCAATGCAATGGTTGCCAGTTCTGCACATCAACACGGGCAAGCTAAAACCAGTTTATATATTCCCGTTATTTTATTGGGCTATCTTTATGCCATTAATGTATGGGCATTGCTCATTCATCTTGCGACACCCATTTGGCCTAATTTCGCAGCATTGGTGCATGTGCTTAGCGCCATTTACATGGGCTGGATGACCTTTAAATTATTTAAAAGTGATCAATTACAGCTTCACAATAAAAAGCATCCCATGGTGCGTCCATGGCATATGTTTACTGCAACCCTAAAAAACCCTAAAGCGGCATTATTTGCAGCCGCGATTTTTCCAGATATGACGTGGGAAAGCCCCACCAATTTTGTTTTGGTCTTTGCTGCATTTAGTTTGGTAACTTTGCCAGTTTTTGCTTTTTGGATGGCATTTGGACAGGCTGTACTGTCAGGGCAGTCTAAGAAAATAAAAACCGACCTCATTTATAAAGGGTCGGCTCTTGTATTGCTGTTATGTTTGATTCCACTTTTAATTAACGTATTTCGTTAA
- a CDS encoding ParA family protein yields the protein MLTRVVFNQKGGVGKSSITVNLAAISAAQGLKTLLIDLDPQANSSQYLLGDDATYSGDKPALEPNIENYFEDVLGTQQSKGLIGNAIGSILKNRSKGLESYVHQSPFKHLDVIPASPSLGALAHALESKHKIYKLRDALQQLSGQYDRVFIDTPPAFNFFTLSALIAANRVLIPFDCDVFSKRALHTLIENVIETQDDHNEDLEIEGIVVNQFQAQAKLPREVVEQLKTEGLPVLESMLPPSVLMKESHQKNLPLIHLATDHKLTQAYVSLFNEIEKP from the coding sequence ATGCTTACACGTGTGGTCTTTAACCAAAAAGGTGGAGTAGGAAAATCGAGTATTACTGTCAATTTGGCTGCCATTAGCGCAGCACAAGGTTTAAAGACCTTGTTAATTGACCTTGATCCACAAGCCAATTCGAGCCAGTATTTGCTTGGCGATGATGCCACCTATTCTGGCGATAAACCCGCATTAGAACCCAATATTGAAAACTATTTTGAGGATGTACTCGGTACTCAGCAAAGTAAAGGTTTAATTGGGAATGCCATCGGTTCGATTTTGAAAAATCGCAGCAAAGGTTTAGAAAGCTACGTGCATCAATCACCGTTTAAGCATTTAGATGTGATTCCAGCCAGCCCCAGTCTGGGGGCTTTGGCACATGCACTTGAGTCTAAACACAAAATTTATAAACTTCGCGATGCGCTACAGCAATTATCCGGTCAATATGACCGTGTATTTATTGATACACCGCCTGCGTTTAACTTTTTTACCCTTTCAGCGTTGATCGCGGCAAATCGTGTATTAATTCCTTTTGACTGTGACGTGTTTTCTAAACGTGCACTGCATACTTTAATTGAGAACGTGATTGAAACCCAAGATGATCATAATGAAGATTTAGAGATTGAAGGAATTGTAGTGAATCAGTTCCAAGCACAGGCCAAACTGCCACGCGAAGTGGTTGAACAGTTGAAAACTGAGGGCTTACCTGTACTTGAAAGCATGTTGCCACCTTCGGTATTGATGAAAGAATCTCATCAGAAAAATTTACCGCTGATTCATTTAGCAACAGATCATAAATTGACGCAGGCCTATGTCTCGTTGTTCAATGAAATAGAGAAACCTTAA
- a CDS encoding SirB2 family protein codes for MDTQLIVKIIHMSVASLLIIAVLARATTLFVGTQGNLPNPKARKLLVGLQHFSVAVIALTGVVALVLKNFEVQPWFYAKVILFLVLISSLAKAYKKDEAVLLVQRRAGLFIAIVSLISIITLVIIKPNFG; via the coding sequence ATGGATACACAACTGATTGTTAAAATTATTCACATGTCGGTGGCAAGTTTACTGATCATTGCAGTGCTTGCACGTGCAACAACTTTGTTTGTTGGAACTCAAGGAAATTTACCCAATCCAAAAGCACGAAAATTGTTGGTTGGATTGCAGCATTTTTCAGTGGCCGTGATTGCACTGACAGGTGTTGTGGCTTTAGTGCTGAAAAATTTTGAAGTACAGCCATGGTTTTATGCCAAAGTTATTTTATTCTTGGTACTGATTTCATCTTTGGCGAAAGCGTATAAAAAAGATGAGGCTGTATTGTTGGTTCAGCGCCGTGCTGGCTTGTTTATTGCAATTGTTTCACTTATTTCAATTATTACTTTAGTCATCATTAAACCAAATTTTGGCTAA
- a CDS encoding BolA family protein, whose translation MSLEQQLIERLQQLSPQHLEVVNESSGHGGYFPGKESHFKAVIVSDAFAGLRLVQRHQKVYAAAGDLLGGGKIHALAIHAFLPEEWKGQDTSSPECAHAPKP comes from the coding sequence TTGAGCTTAGAACAACAGTTAATTGAGCGTTTACAACAGCTTTCACCGCAACACTTGGAAGTTGTGAACGAATCTTCAGGTCACGGTGGTTATTTCCCAGGTAAAGAATCACACTTTAAAGCGGTGATTGTCAGTGATGCCTTTGCAGGGCTACGTTTGGTTCAGCGTCATCAAAAAGTTTATGCTGCAGCAGGAGATTTGTTAGGTGGCGGTAAAATCCATGCACTTGCGATTCATGCATTCTTGCCAGAGGAATGGAAAGGGCAAGATACCAGTAGTCCTGAATGTGCACATGCGCCAAAACCGTAA
- a CDS encoding alpha/beta hydrolase yields MANNNIQYQNDILGDGYEQATLSFPDDYEGKVVATLVRKKAAQSTTKAVLYIHGFVDYFFQTEMAERFNNEGFDFYALDLRKYGRSHLPHQKYYNVYDIAEYDAEITEALDIIGHEGHDTVLLCGHSTGGLTTTLYAAHHPNHPLIKALWCNSPFYDFNMSAFEKKLAIPQMSALGKRFPDLLFPSRLNRFYVQSLHVSYHGEWNFNLEWKKPTYHLVRLSFVHAIHQAQKEIHQGVTLTVPTLIMHSAKTSYPLRFNRDAQSTDVILEVQDMIKYANKMSGDVRLCSIQDGMHDLVLSEKHAREQVYQSLFAWLKSKNI; encoded by the coding sequence ATGGCGAATAATAATATTCAATATCAGAACGATATTTTGGGCGATGGCTACGAACAGGCAACGCTCTCCTTTCCTGACGATTACGAAGGCAAAGTTGTTGCAACCTTAGTTCGTAAGAAAGCAGCTCAATCAACTACTAAAGCGGTGCTCTATATTCATGGCTTTGTCGATTATTTCTTTCAGACCGAAATGGCTGAACGCTTTAACAATGAAGGTTTTGATTTTTACGCTTTAGACCTGCGCAAATATGGTCGTTCTCACCTTCCCCATCAAAAATACTATAACGTCTATGACATCGCAGAATATGATGCCGAAATTACCGAAGCCTTAGACATTATTGGTCACGAAGGACATGACACAGTATTACTCTGTGGGCATTCTACTGGTGGACTCACCACTACACTGTATGCAGCACATCATCCTAATCATCCCTTGATCAAAGCCTTGTGGTGCAACAGCCCATTTTATGACTTCAATATGAGCGCTTTTGAGAAAAAATTAGCCATCCCGCAAATGAGTGCACTAGGTAAACGTTTTCCAGATCTATTATTTCCAAGTCGTCTAAACCGCTTTTATGTGCAAAGTTTACATGTCAGTTATCACGGTGAATGGAACTTTAACCTTGAATGGAAAAAGCCAACCTATCATTTAGTCCGCTTAAGCTTTGTACATGCCATTCATCAAGCACAAAAAGAAATTCACCAAGGCGTGACTTTAACTGTACCAACTTTGATTATGCATTCTGCAAAAACAAGCTATCCGCTGCGTTTTAATCGCGATGCACAAAGCACCGATGTCATCTTAGAAGTCCAAGACATGATTAAATATGCCAATAAAATGTCAGGTGATGTACGTTTATGCAGTATTCAAGATGGCATGCATGATTTGGTTTTATCTGAAAAGCACGCCCGTGAACAGGTCTATCAAAGCCTATTTGCATGGCTAAAATCTAAAAATATTTAA
- the exaC gene encoding acetaldehyde dehydrogenase ExaC, with protein sequence MRYADPNTDGSKVQFKQQYENFIGGKWVPPVKGEYFDNISPVDGKVFTKVPRSSVEDIELALDAAHAAKQQWNSSSPTTRSNILLKIADRLEENLELLAVAETWDNGKPIRETLAADIPLCIDHFRYFAGCIRAQEGGISEIDEDTIAYHFHEPLGVVGQIIPWNFPILMAAWKLAPALAAGNCIVLKPAEQTPVSILVLAELIQDILPPGVLNIVNGYGVEVGRPLATNPRIAKIAFTGSTAVGQLIMQYATENIIPVTLELGGKSPNLFFEDIMDKEDDYLDKALEGFAMFALNQGEICTCPSRALVQESIADKFLERAVERVQRIKTGHPLDTTTMIGAQASQEQQDKILGCIATGREEGAQVLTGGGERQEVGQGFYIEPTIFKGTNDMRTFQEEIFGPVLAVTTFKDFDDAIKIANDTIYGLGAGVWSRSVHTSYRAGRAIQAGRVWTNCYHMYPAHAAFGGYKKSGIGRENHKMMLEHYQQTKNLLVSYSTKPAGFF encoded by the coding sequence ATGCGTTATGCAGATCCAAATACTGACGGTTCAAAAGTTCAATTCAAGCAGCAATACGAAAATTTTATTGGTGGCAAATGGGTGCCACCTGTCAAAGGTGAATACTTTGATAATATTTCACCTGTAGATGGTAAAGTGTTTACCAAAGTACCTCGCTCATCGGTAGAAGATATTGAATTGGCACTTGATGCTGCACACGCGGCAAAACAACAATGGAATTCATCTTCACCCACCACACGCTCTAATATTTTATTAAAAATAGCAGATCGTCTTGAGGAAAATCTTGAACTCCTCGCTGTCGCCGAAACATGGGATAACGGTAAACCCATTCGTGAAACTTTAGCTGCCGACATTCCACTCTGTATTGATCATTTCCGTTATTTTGCTGGCTGTATCCGCGCTCAGGAAGGCGGAATTTCAGAAATTGACGAAGACACGATTGCCTACCATTTCCATGAGCCTTTAGGCGTCGTCGGTCAGATTATTCCATGGAACTTCCCGATTTTAATGGCAGCATGGAAACTTGCACCTGCACTCGCAGCGGGTAACTGTATTGTACTGAAACCTGCTGAACAAACGCCTGTGAGTATTTTAGTCTTGGCGGAACTCATTCAAGACATCTTGCCACCGGGCGTGCTGAATATTGTTAATGGCTATGGGGTTGAAGTGGGTCGTCCACTGGCAACCAATCCACGCATTGCCAAAATTGCCTTTACCGGTTCAACTGCAGTGGGTCAGTTGATCATGCAATATGCCACTGAAAATATCATCCCTGTAACGCTAGAACTCGGCGGGAAGTCACCTAACTTGTTCTTTGAAGACATCATGGACAAAGAAGATGATTACCTAGATAAAGCCCTTGAAGGCTTTGCCATGTTCGCCCTCAACCAAGGTGAAATCTGTACCTGTCCATCACGTGCACTTGTACAAGAAAGTATTGCAGATAAATTTTTAGAACGTGCTGTAGAGCGTGTACAACGCATTAAAACAGGTCATCCACTAGATACGACAACCATGATTGGTGCACAAGCATCACAAGAGCAACAAGATAAAATTCTAGGTTGTATCGCGACAGGTCGTGAAGAAGGTGCTCAAGTGTTGACAGGTGGTGGCGAACGTCAGGAAGTCGGACAAGGCTTCTACATTGAGCCGACGATCTTTAAAGGCACCAATGACATGCGTACCTTCCAGGAAGAAATTTTTGGTCCTGTACTTGCGGTCACCACGTTTAAAGACTTTGATGATGCAATCAAAATTGCCAACGACACCATTTATGGTCTAGGTGCAGGGGTATGGTCACGTTCGGTACACACCTCATATCGAGCAGGTCGAGCAATTCAAGCCGGTCGGGTTTGGACCAACTGTTATCACATGTACCCTGCCCATGCAGCATTTGGTGGTTATAAAAAATCAGGCATTGGGCGTGAAAACCATAAAATGATGCTAGAGCATTATCAACAAACCAAAAACTTGCTGGTGAGCTACTCAACTAAGCCAGCAGGTTTCTTCTAA
- the ribBA gene encoding bifunctional 3,4-dihydroxy-2-butanone-4-phosphate synthase/GTP cyclohydrolase II, whose translation MPLNTVEELVADIRAGKMVILMDDEDRENEGDLVIAATHVRAEDINFMITHARGLVCLTLSKERCQQLNLPLMVDANGAQHGTNFTLSIEAAQGISTGISPAERAHTIQTAVAAHAKPADIVQPGHIFPLMAQPGGVLHRAGHTEAGCDLSRLAGLEPASVICEIINEDGTMARRPDLEVFAEKHGLKIGTIADLIHYRMTNEQTVERLDHQKLDTEYGVFDLYRYREFGNPDIHLALVKGEPKDGVTTVRVHGFNPTRDLLKLNKQDGEPAWNLDRALKEVSNSERGVLVWIGQRHLQDLGPALDTLNAPKNVKSNAALSQQYQTIGVGAQILRDLGVEKMKLLSSPLRFNALSGFNLEVVEYITAHQTSEK comes from the coding sequence ATGCCGCTCAATACCGTTGAAGAGCTCGTAGCAGATATCCGTGCAGGAAAAATGGTTATCCTTATGGATGATGAAGACCGCGAAAATGAAGGCGATCTTGTCATTGCTGCGACGCATGTACGCGCTGAAGACATTAACTTTATGATCACCCATGCTCGTGGTTTGGTATGTTTAACGCTTAGCAAAGAGCGCTGCCAACAGTTGAATCTTCCTTTAATGGTCGATGCCAACGGTGCACAACACGGTACCAACTTCACACTCTCAATTGAAGCGGCTCAAGGGATTTCAACAGGTATTTCTCCTGCAGAACGCGCACATACCATTCAAACTGCAGTCGCTGCACATGCAAAACCTGCTGACATTGTGCAACCGGGTCATATCTTCCCACTCATGGCACAGCCAGGTGGCGTGTTACACCGTGCAGGTCATACCGAAGCGGGCTGTGACTTATCCCGTCTTGCAGGTTTAGAACCCGCATCTGTGATTTGTGAAATCATCAATGAAGACGGTACGATGGCGCGTCGCCCTGACCTTGAAGTCTTTGCAGAAAAACATGGCTTAAAAATCGGTACGATTGCTGACCTCATTCATTACCGCATGACCAATGAACAAACGGTTGAACGTTTGGATCATCAAAAATTAGATACTGAATATGGTGTCTTTGATCTGTATCGTTACCGTGAGTTTGGCAACCCAGACATTCATTTGGCTTTAGTTAAAGGCGAGCCAAAAGATGGCGTGACTACTGTTCGCGTACATGGCTTCAATCCAACGCGTGATTTATTAAAACTCAATAAACAAGACGGCGAACCGGCTTGGAACTTAGACCGTGCGTTAAAAGAAGTTTCAAATAGCGAACGTGGTGTTCTGGTTTGGATCGGTCAACGTCATTTACAAGATTTAGGTCCTGCTTTAGATACCCTTAATGCACCAAAAAATGTAAAATCGAATGCTGCACTTTCTCAGCAGTATCAAACCATTGGTGTGGGTGCACAAATTTTACGTGATTTAGGCGTAGAAAAGATGAAGCTTTTAAGCTCTCCTTTACGTTTTAATGCACTTTCAGGTTTTAACTTAGAAGTGGTGGAATACATCACCGCACATCAAACATCAGAGAAATAA
- the ribH gene encoding 6,7-dimethyl-8-ribityllumazine synthase translates to MAVRRIEGMLHLANEDRYAILVGRFNSFVVEHLLEGAVDTLKRHGVSEDNITVVHAPGAWELPIVAKKLAATGRFDAIIALGAVIRGSTPHFDFVAGECAKGLGVVGLDAGLPVINGVLTTDSIEQAIERSGTKAGNKGSEAALTAIEMVNLLKAI, encoded by the coding sequence ATGGCAGTTCGCCGTATTGAAGGTATGTTACATCTCGCGAACGAAGACCGTTATGCGATTTTAGTTGGTCGTTTTAACAGCTTTGTTGTTGAACATCTGTTAGAAGGTGCCGTTGATACATTGAAACGTCATGGTGTATCAGAGGATAATATCACTGTTGTTCACGCCCCTGGTGCTTGGGAACTCCCTATCGTTGCGAAAAAATTAGCTGCGACTGGTCGTTTTGATGCCATCATTGCGCTTGGTGCAGTGATTCGCGGTAGCACACCTCACTTCGATTTTGTTGCTGGCGAATGTGCCAAAGGTTTAGGCGTAGTTGGTCTAGACGCTGGCCTTCCAGTCATCAACGGTGTACTCACTACGGATAGTATTGAACAAGCGATTGAACGCTCTGGAACAAAAGCAGGTAATAAAGGTAGTGAAGCTGCCTTGACTGCTATTGAAATGGTAAACTTGTTAAAGGCTATTTAA
- the nusB gene encoding transcription antitermination factor NusB produces the protein MSQTLQATYAAKRKARRFAVQGIYEWQMSHNPVHEIEARTRVDNAMHKVDLSYYHELLTEVVANHEALDALLIPVLDRDISALDGVELATLRLGAYELKEHLEIPYRVVLDEAIELAKHFGGADSHKYINGVLDRLATTLRAAEKQQAN, from the coding sequence ATGTCGCAAACACTTCAAGCAACTTATGCAGCAAAACGTAAAGCACGTCGCTTTGCTGTACAAGGAATTTATGAATGGCAAATGAGCCACAATCCAGTCCATGAGATTGAAGCACGTACACGTGTCGACAATGCCATGCACAAAGTGGATCTTAGCTATTATCATGAATTGTTGACCGAGGTGGTTGCCAATCATGAAGCATTGGATGCGCTCTTAATCCCTGTACTCGATCGTGATATTTCAGCACTTGATGGTGTTGAGCTTGCGACACTTCGTCTTGGCGCTTATGAATTGAAAGAACATCTTGAAATTCCATACCGCGTTGTACTTGATGAAGCTATCGAGTTAGCTAAACATTTCGGCGGTGCAGATAGCCACAAATACATCAACGGTGTATTAGATCGTTTAGCGACAACTTTACGTGCAGCAGAAAAACAACAAGCCAACTAA
- the thiL gene encoding thiamine-phosphate kinase, whose translation MAEFSIIDTYFNRHTSTSVDLGVGDDSAVLTPPPQQQLVICADTLVAGRHFPLDTNPHAIGWKSVAVNLSDIAAMGAKPHSILLALSLPQIDHDWLKGFSQGLYDCCDQFGVRLIGGDTTQSPHLTISVTALGWIDQGQAITRAGAQVGDLICVSGTVGDAAFGLQHRGHELQKRLDYPTPRCELGQHLKGLANSMIDVSDGLAQDLGHILAASKVGAELYLEKLPLSPALQQLPDQQKWHYALAGGDDYELCFTISPDHYKILKQQTPHVNITMIGTINNTNTLSLLHHHDSVVLDLNGYQHFA comes from the coding sequence ATGGCTGAGTTCTCGATTATCGATACCTATTTTAATCGACATACGTCTACGTCTGTCGATTTAGGTGTGGGTGATGACTCAGCCGTGCTCACTCCCCCGCCTCAGCAACAATTGGTGATTTGTGCCGATACTTTGGTTGCTGGACGACATTTCCCCTTAGATACAAACCCACATGCAATTGGCTGGAAATCTGTGGCTGTCAATTTATCTGACATTGCTGCCATGGGTGCTAAACCGCACAGTATTTTATTGGCATTGAGCCTACCCCAAATTGATCATGATTGGCTAAAAGGTTTCAGCCAAGGTCTCTATGATTGCTGCGATCAATTTGGTGTGCGCTTAATTGGTGGTGACACCACACAAAGTCCGCATTTGACCATCTCAGTGACCGCGCTGGGTTGGATTGACCAAGGACAGGCAATTACACGTGCTGGCGCTCAAGTTGGCGATTTGATTTGTGTATCAGGTACAGTGGGTGATGCTGCTTTTGGCTTGCAGCACCGAGGCCATGAATTACAAAAACGATTAGATTACCCCACCCCACGCTGTGAACTCGGACAACACCTTAAAGGCTTGGCCAACAGCATGATTGATGTGTCTGATGGCTTAGCGCAAGACCTTGGTCATATCTTGGCTGCATCCAAGGTCGGTGCGGAACTCTATTTAGAAAAACTCCCCCTAAGTCCTGCTTTGCAACAGCTTCCTGATCAGCAAAAATGGCATTATGCGCTTGCCGGTGGTGACGATTACGAACTTTGTTTTACCATTTCGCCTGATCACTATAAAATACTGAAACAGCAAACACCGCATGTAAATATAACAATGATTGGCACAATTAATAATACGAACACCTTGAGTCTGCTGCATCATCATGATTCAGTGGTGCTCGATTTGAATGGATATCAACATTTTGCATAA
- a CDS encoding phosphatidylglycerophosphatase A family protein, with product MDINILHKPKINFKAMSWPNRLIVFCGVGFGSGLLPKAPGTFGSAFALLFVPIWLAIGFFNSILAIVLMSILGIYICGQTAKVMGVHDDGRIVWDEFAGQSITFLPILYLGQMNVWWVIIGFALFRLFDVWKPWPIRVIDRQVGGGFGIMFDDIVAGIWAAICIAIYLYISMA from the coding sequence ATGGATATCAACATTTTGCATAAGCCTAAAATTAATTTTAAAGCCATGTCATGGCCAAATCGACTCATTGTCTTCTGTGGTGTAGGTTTTGGTTCAGGACTTTTACCGAAAGCACCCGGTACTTTCGGTTCTGCTTTTGCACTACTTTTTGTGCCGATTTGGCTTGCAATTGGTTTTTTCAACTCTATTTTAGCCATTGTACTGATGTCAATTCTTGGCATTTATATTTGTGGTCAAACTGCCAAAGTGATGGGCGTACACGATGATGGACGTATTGTTTGGGACGAGTTCGCCGGACAATCCATCACCTTTTTACCCATTTTGTATTTGGGTCAAATGAATGTCTGGTGGGTGATCATTGGTTTTGCCCTATTTCGTTTATTTGATGTTTGGAAACCATGGCCAATCCGTGTCATCGATCGTCAAGTCGGTGGTGGTTTTGGTATTATGTTTGACGATATTGTTGCCGGCATTTGGGCCGCCATCTGTATTGCCATCTACCTCTATATTTCAATGGCTTAA